The window TAAAACTGGTGATTTCAAAGTGGTGCAAAAGGACATTTGTCCATGGCATTGTCAGGTGGAGAAGATGTTGTTTTTGAAGGAAGTAATGAATAGGCCTTTTTATTGAAAGGCCTATTTATTAAAAGCCAAGAATGTTTGTATTGAATATCAACATTCTTGGCTTTCTTATGCATTATAGACTATCGTCTTGTTCTCTTTGTATTTGCTAATTCCATGGTCACATTTTTACCTTTGATTCTTGAACGATTCATGGCGGTGATGACTTGGTTAGCAAGCTTCTCAGGTACTTCCACAAATGTGTACTTATCATACATATCAATGGAACCAATGACAGAACCTTTAATCTTGGATTCTCCTGCCACAGCACCGACAATATCACGAATAGCCACTTTGTGGTTCTTACCAATGTTCAGGTATAATCTTGCCATACCTTTTTCACGTCCTTGAGGTCTTCTATTGGACTGATGAGGTCGATTGGTTGTAAATTGTTTTCGGCTGATCTCGTATGAAAGATTTTTATTATTTTCTTCCTTTAGTTCAAGGTTAGACATTAATAATGCTGCTGCAATCTTAGAGGCATCGTAACCCTTTTCATTAAGTTTATCAATGATATGTTCATACCGACCTAAATCGAGGGATGTATCAATGGTACTTGCTAGATTATCAATGTAGGTATTAATCTTAACGGCATTTACTTTATCGATTGAAGGTATTTTTTTACGCGGTATCTTTTTCTTAATGTAATAGATAATATTGGATATGCGTCTTGTTTCACTACGAGACACTAAGGTAAAAGACATGCCTTTTTTGCCAGCACGACCTGTACGACCTATACGGTGTACATAGTATTCTTCATTTTCTGGTACATCGTAGTTAAATACAGCTTCTACATTTTGGATATCAAGCCCACGAGCAGCCACATCTGTGGCAACTAAAATGTTAATAACACCTTTATTAAACTTGCCTAACACACTAAGTCGTACCACTTGATTCATATCACCGTGAATCTTATCACATGCATAACCGCTATCTTGTAGAAGTTCTGTGACTTCATCCACTTTACGCTTTGTATTACAGAAGATAAGGGATAATTTTGGGTTATAAACATCCA is drawn from Vallitalea pronyensis and contains these coding sequences:
- a CDS encoding DEAD/DEAH box helicase; translation: MKFTELDISENLLKAVTDMGFEEATEIQEKSIPLILSGEDMIGQSQTGTGKTAAFALPILEKVDPKIHKPQVIVLCPTRELAVQVCGEFNKLSKYTGIKSFPVYGGEPIYRQISALKRGVQIVIGTPGRLMDHMNRKTLKLDHIKSIILDEADEMLNMGFREDIETILKNIPTDDIQTILFSATMPKSIMDITHLYQNNPKLVKITRKELTTDTIDQRYYHVLEHHKLEVLRRLLDVYNPKLSLIFCNTKRKVDEVTELLQDSGYACDKIHGDMNQVVRLSVLGKFNKGVINILVATDVAARGLDIQNVEAVFNYDVPENEEYYVHRIGRTGRAGKKGMSFTLVSRSETRRISNIIYYIKKKIPRKKIPSIDKVNAVKINTYIDNLASTIDTSLDLGRYEHIIDKLNEKGYDASKIAAALLMSNLELKEENNKNLSYEISRKQFTTNRPHQSNRRPQGREKGMARLYLNIGKNHKVAIRDIVGAVAGESKIKGSVIGSIDMYDKYTFVEVPEKLANQVITAMNRSRIKGKNVTMELANTKRTRR